gagagtttccaaaaatgtcattagaaatccgtcatggattaacaggtttcttgtagtgatatgtcgagcacaatgagtggtgatcctccggcctcccactcgcacgcagccgccgccaccctcccgctcgctcgccgccaccgtcgtcatcagtcccggccatggcgccgccgctgcTGTCGTGCCCCTGAAGACttattcatcttgcctgaaggtgatcctgtgtcagatcctccacttaacccgcgtggaccggctcgtgggtcactgacagtgggtcccttgggcccactggtcaggtttgaccagtcgcccccgcctccttcctcctctggccgaacagaggcggggctccggcgatcaacgccggcgaacggcggctcctcgcggggtcctgagggaggggatggatccgccaggctggggcggtcctcccggtggtcgaggaggtggcggggatggagggagtcgccggcggcgagctccgcggcgcacGGCAGCTTCGGGAGGTTTGCGGCTTTGGCCTACGGTGGTTCCCCGACGCAGCTCagggtttgggcggctccgcacggtcgaggggaggaggatggtggtgctATACGGNNNNNNNNNNNNNNNNNNNNNNNNNNNNNNNNNNNNNNNNNNNNNNNNNNNNNNNNNNNNNNNNNNNNNNNNNNNNNNNNNNNNNNNNNNNNNNNNNNNNNNNNNNNNNNNNNNNNNNNNNNNNNNNNNNNNNNNNNNNNNNNNNNNNNNNNNNNNNNNNNNNNNNNNNNNNNNNNNNNNNNNNNNNNNNNNNNNNNNNNNNNNNNNNNNNNNNNNNNNNNNNNNNNNNNNNNNNNNNNNNNNNNNNNNNNNNNNNNNNNNNNNNNNNNNNNNNNNNNNNNNNNNNNNNNNNNNNNNNNNNNNNNNNNNNNNNNNNNNNNNNNNNNNNNNNNNNNNNNNNNNNNNNNNNNNNNNNNNNNNNNNNNNNNNNNNNNNNNNNNNNNNNNNNNNNNNNNNNNNNNNNNNNNNNNNNNNNNNNNNNNNNNNNNNNNNNNNNNNNNNNNNNNNNNNNNNNNNNNNNNNNNNNNNNNCGACGgctgtactggccggagatggggaagaagaccctccctagtcgattgcctgctatgggggtgctaggtggggtggcttgaggtcgcctgagggactggacggactcgggggctccttatataggcggccggagtcggttccaacggcggccgtggataagaacggcgaaccgccgttctctagcctgcaggacgtcgtggcggcgacgggcactagtggacgagctcgcggataagcttggactgctccagaggcgagctggcgagcggctgtggcttgggcggcgccgtccatggtagGGGCCTGCTATGGCCggccgtcgtgcccctgaagacctattcatcttgcctgaaggtgatcctgtgtcagatcctgcacgatacctcatcactacaacacgtcggcggcggtgtatgaggcgtccatggccctagtggcgccttcaagggaggacgcatgatcttcaagggaggacaggccatcagattcatccacttggtagcgtctttgttcatccaggtttgacgattcatcttttcattatctagtctctcagggatgtcaaacgtaccctcaacaactaacgtcagcatttattttgttctgtagtgaaccccctcgatgaatgcatgtctgttgtcgtggctagagaaaattctacatatccacatcctgataaccaacaagataagtagcagctttgatatggaggtattttccttcactgcgtgctttttctttgtgccctttactgtactgtagtagcatttgctaaattgcattgagagaataggacggcacaacaagctagggcttcaagaaaaccaaccaaattccttttttttggggatcaaccaaccaaattgctgtaatagcacgatccgcaagacctacaagggatctacacatgacatcggtggcttctcctccgcctgctatttgccgctttgacactgttgacagatccgagttccacctggtaggctcgaatggtagatgttacgggcaactgtatgtgaatcccactccaagggatcgcccttctctatcccagatatggcggttatggagttgatggctcgtgttttttctctcttttgctttatttttttttgttttgtttctacttacaacaaaaaacttatttattttattttattaaggtttatttattttataaaaataaaaaagtgaacatagatgcgcttatagagaaaattcaacctaaattcataataaatttctatgaattttactatgaatttaggtcaaattccctgtataagggcatctattttcactttaagagaagctcaacaaggcagagagggacggccttataaactgatgtgagcgcccttcggttggcaaggtgggactaaacactggccgcaactaggaccaggcctttagtcccggtttgtggtaggaaccgggactaaagggtggtgggccaggagcgtggcccattggtcccggtttgtcccaccaaccgggaccaaagggtccggacgaaccgggaccaatgcccccacgaggcccggcaggtccctggccgcacgaaccgggaccaatgctcacattagtcccggttcgtgactgaaccggggctaatgtgaaaaccgTCCTGTGACctaagccatgttttctactagtggtgtatGGTTCTCTTATTTTTTGCGGGTGAGGTGTATAGGTGTATGGTTTTCTTAAGGTATGATTACTATTGGACAATAATATTGATAACTAATTATTCCCTGCTCTATTATCATATTTGTCATTAGACTAAGTAAGAAACAATTTGCCATTGCCTATGTGGTTCTTAGTTTTGGGTAACATGCGTTCTATCCTGCAACTAACTTTGAAAACATATTGATTGCTCTTTCCTTCAGAATGAACGTTAATTTCAATCATCTCTTATTGTGTATATCCTAGGACTTGATCTTATCACCCATAGTTGTGCAGGTTCCTCGGATAGGCAGAAACGCTAAGGAATGGAGCATGCGGGTGAATATTTAAGTACAATGAAGTGTTGTGATGTATGAAACTTATCTGCATAATGGACACTAGATATGAGTTATATATGTCACAACATATGTCACAACACTTCATTGTTACATATATTTTACATATTGTCACTAGATATGAGTAACATATATTTTACATATGGACACTAGATATGAGTTACATATATTTTATATAATTAGGAGCATAGAATTAGTGATGTATGTATTTCCTTATGACATCTGAAGAACTCCTACCTTGTTAGAATATAAACTTATTTTGATCCGATGGAGAATTGAACGTGCATTACATTAAAAAAAATAGGTATACAAGCAAATCCCAAACATGAAAATTCCAATGCATTCCACTATGTTCATAAGAACATATTTATGTAACTTAGAAATAAAAAAACATGATTTTTGTATGTTATATAGTTTACAACAATAACTACTACTTGGTTTGAAGAGTATTATGGCCAAAGCTTTTTCCATAGTTTTTGGTTCATATTTCTAATTACTACAAAATATTTACTTCTCACATGTTTTCCAGACATGCTAGCCAATCCGGTTGCATGGGTGGATGACTAATTTTTCTAAATAAAAAAATGTCTTCCTTACGAGACCTCGAGGAAATAAATTTTTTAGGGCAGCTAGGTGGATTTACATTATTCCAGGTCTCAAACTAGACTGTACCTCGCTGATTTAAACATACCACATTTTCTTTCTGAAAGGAGGACCTGGAATCGTATGGGTTGGAGCGCCAGACATCCTATTTATCATTATAGAGATTACTGGATGTGATTGCACGATTGTAGTTGTAGCCATGCTGCAAAAACAAAACTGAAACCATCCTTGGTACTCTTTTCCTCGATTGGTACCTTTATGTTTTCACTAAAATAGATGAACCCAGGTATTGACCCACAGATGCGTCAGCCATTCTGTCGTCCTACTTCACCCATCGACTGATGGACCAAAAGAGGAGCTCGACAAGTGCCGCCATAAGGCCCTGTTCTTGATATGGTGATCACACATTTCGGAAGCCATGGTATAAACTTTTTCTAAGCTCTCTCCTAACAAAATGACCAGTGGTGCTGCTGTCCATTTAAAATCAAGAGCTCTGTATTTTTAGTGACGCTTGGTCCAGTTGCAAGTGTATATCATATTGCACTATTACAGAAGGTTGGGAGTACCTGTAAATTTATTCATTGAAGGACTAGTCGACACAAAGACGACTGATTACTTTCATGCAATAACATAAATTCATCATTTCCCTCACCAGTATTTTATTGTCGGTACAAAGACAGAGGACGATACATAACACTAGGACGCACGTAACTAACAAGAGGACCAAGGACGACAACCATGAGATACATAACATGAGGACGTACGGTGACACTGGTGGGTACGAGGGCCGGCAAGGATACGGAGCCTTATTAGAGGATATCCTGATCTGGCAAAGGGCTAAACTTGTGCTGCAGAACTGCAATGACTTCCGAGGAAGTGTAGCCACCGATGCTGACAGTGGATGCACAATACTCATCAGTTTGGTCTTTGGTGACTTTGCCTGCCCTCTCAAGTAAGCTCACGATGTAACCCCAGAACTTTGGGAAGTGATCTTTCTCACGTACCTCAGGGTATGCCTGTACGTGTATGAATGGTTATTAATTAATTACTATCAATTAAACAAATATGTAAAGGAAATGAAGGAAAACACAGTAATTAATCTGATGGAAGAAACTTACTGAGTTTGGAATGCTGTCCCAACGGACGAACCAGGCTACCATATAGTCACGAACTTGGCCTGTGATATCGTGGCCTCGGAAGACCCGCGCCGCCTCTGATCCAACAGCCTGTGCAGTCGGGTGAGCGTGGATGAAGGTGATCCATTGGCCGTTCTGGATGGAGGCTGGGGGTTCCTCCGTGCTCACATTGCCAAGCCAGTCCACCTTCTGGTCTTCAAGCTGCTCGAGCGTGTCACCCGTGGCATTGTAGATGAGGAACATGGCTGTCACCCCATTGCCATACGAATTCTTGAGGTCGAGCGCATGGTTGAGAGCACTCAAGTGCTTGTCTTCAGCATGGATCAGCCGCATCGCTTCCCGTGCACGGAAGGGTTATCTTCTTGCCCCTATACCTAGACATTTGTTTCAGTGTATCATCGTTGATGGGGACACCAAAGGTCGTCATGACTCGAGCCACACTTGTTTCCTCTCTTGGGTTACACAATGCGCCCGCTCCACTACTTATAAAGGGCTGGAGGAAGCCAAAGATATGTAAATCAGAGCTGCCAAACGAACCCACGGACATGTGG
This region of Triticum aestivum cultivar Chinese Spring chromosome 2D, IWGSC CS RefSeq v2.1, whole genome shotgun sequence genomic DNA includes:
- the LOC123048177 gene encoding 23 kDa jasmonate-induced protein-like; this translates as MRLIHAEDKHLSALNHALDLKNSYGNGVTAMFLIYNATGDTLEQLEDQKVDWLGNVSTEEPPASIQNGQWITFIHAHPTAQAVGSEAARVFRGHDITGQVRDYMVAWFVRWDSIPNSAYPEVREKDHFPKFWGYIVSLLERAGKVTKDQTDEYCASTVSIGGYTSSEVIAVLQHKFSPLPDQDIL